A portion of the Kribbella jejuensis genome contains these proteins:
- the glpX gene encoding class II fructose-bisphosphatase — MTDPTSPPAHLEVDAHAPDRNLALELVRVTEAAAMAAGRWVGRGDKNGADGAAVNAMRTLIGTVGMNGVVVIGEGEKDNAPMLFNGEQVGAGEGPECDVAVDPVDGTTLVAKGMANGIAVMAVSPRNSMYDPSAVFYMEKLVVGPEAAEVVDIRLPVAENIRRVAKAKGSSVDDVTVVLLDRPRHTELATQIRATGARIKFISDGDVAGAVEAARPDTGLDMLLGIGGTPEGIIAACAMKCLGGKIQGKLWPRDDAERQKALDAGHDLDRVLDTDDLVSGDDCFFVATGITDGELLRGVRYGRSTARTHSLVMRSRSGTIRSIESVHQLEKLRAYSAIDFEHAR, encoded by the coding sequence ATGACGGACCCGACATCGCCACCGGCACATCTGGAGGTCGACGCGCATGCGCCCGACCGGAACCTCGCCCTCGAACTGGTGCGGGTCACCGAGGCCGCGGCGATGGCGGCCGGGCGCTGGGTCGGACGCGGCGACAAGAACGGCGCCGACGGCGCGGCCGTGAACGCGATGCGTACGCTGATCGGCACGGTCGGGATGAACGGCGTCGTGGTGATCGGCGAGGGCGAGAAGGACAACGCCCCGATGCTCTTCAACGGCGAGCAGGTCGGCGCCGGCGAGGGTCCGGAGTGCGACGTCGCGGTCGACCCGGTCGACGGTACGACGCTGGTGGCGAAGGGCATGGCCAACGGGATCGCGGTGATGGCGGTCTCGCCGCGGAACTCGATGTACGACCCGTCCGCCGTGTTCTACATGGAAAAGCTGGTCGTCGGACCGGAGGCGGCCGAGGTGGTCGACATCCGGCTCCCGGTGGCGGAGAACATCCGCCGGGTGGCGAAGGCGAAGGGCTCGTCGGTCGACGACGTCACCGTCGTACTGCTCGACCGGCCGCGGCACACCGAGCTCGCCACCCAGATCCGGGCCACCGGCGCGCGGATCAAGTTCATCTCCGACGGCGACGTGGCCGGCGCGGTCGAGGCGGCCCGCCCGGACACCGGTCTGGACATGTTGCTCGGCATCGGCGGTACGCCCGAGGGCATCATCGCCGCCTGCGCGATGAAGTGCCTGGGCGGAAAGATCCAGGGCAAGCTCTGGCCGCGCGACGATGCCGAACGGCAGAAGGCGCTCGACGCGGGCCACGACCTGGACCGGGTGCTCGACACCGACGACCTGGTCAGCGGTGACGACTGCTTCTTCGTCGCGACCGGGATCACCGACGGCGAACTGCTCCGCGGCGTCCGGTACGGCCGCTCGACCGCGCGCACGCACTCGCTGGTGATGCGGTCGCGCAGTGGCACGATCCGCTCGATCGAGAGCGTCCACCAACTGGAGAAGCTGCGCGCCTACTCCGCGATCGACTTCGAGCACGCCCGATGA
- a CDS encoding carbohydrate kinase family protein — MSAPVLVIGEALVDIVGTAVKPRNGNGKAKATPGGSPANVAVGLARLGVPTELVTRFGTDVYGDQLGAHLFGNGVQLAPGSVDPNFRTSTATATLDAEGVATYQFDITWEPPALSLSRGCPAIHTGSIATVLEPGAAAIRAFLESVADQPVTVTLDPNARPSITPDPVSTWAAVRRLAASSDLVKLSDEDCEFLRPGVEPVDIAAELLTVERTQCVVITRGGKGALGVSRDAQVDVSAPAIQVVDTVGAGDSFMSALIAGLDKRGLLGERRLAGLTYDDLNDVVDYAVKAAAITCTRHGADPPTAAEHLATWGS, encoded by the coding sequence ATGAGCGCGCCGGTCCTCGTCATCGGCGAGGCTCTCGTGGACATCGTGGGTACGGCGGTCAAGCCGCGCAACGGCAACGGGAAGGCCAAGGCGACGCCGGGCGGTTCGCCCGCGAACGTCGCGGTCGGGCTGGCGCGCCTCGGCGTACCGACCGAACTGGTGACCCGGTTCGGGACCGACGTGTACGGCGACCAGCTCGGCGCGCACCTGTTCGGGAACGGCGTACAGCTCGCGCCGGGGTCGGTCGACCCGAACTTCCGGACCAGTACCGCGACCGCGACGCTCGACGCGGAGGGCGTCGCGACGTACCAGTTCGACATCACCTGGGAACCGCCGGCGCTGTCGCTGTCGCGCGGTTGCCCGGCGATCCACACGGGGTCGATCGCGACCGTGCTCGAGCCCGGCGCCGCGGCGATCCGGGCGTTCCTGGAGTCGGTCGCCGACCAGCCCGTCACTGTGACGCTGGACCCGAACGCGCGGCCGAGCATCACGCCGGACCCGGTCTCGACGTGGGCCGCCGTACGGAGGCTGGCCGCATCGAGCGACCTGGTGAAGCTGAGCGACGAGGACTGCGAGTTCCTCCGCCCCGGCGTCGAACCGGTGGACATCGCCGCGGAGCTGCTGACGGTCGAGCGAACGCAGTGCGTGGTGATCACGCGCGGCGGCAAGGGCGCTCTCGGGGTCAGCAGGGACGCGCAGGTCGACGTGAGCGCGCCCGCGATCCAGGTTGTCGACACGGTCGGCGCCGGTGACTCGTTCATGTCCGCGCTGATCGCCGGGCTGGACAAGCGCGGCCTGCTCGGCGAGCGGCGGCTGGCCGGACTGACGTACGACGACCTGAACGACGTCGTGGACTACGCGGTGAAGGCGGCCGCGATCACCTGTACGCGGCACGGCGCCGACCCGCCGACCGCGGCCGAGCACCTCGCGACCTGGGGTTCGTGA
- a CDS encoding FadR/GntR family transcriptional regulator gives MIRRHPLAEQAAEELLRRIGSGEFTLGSKLPGETTLAAQLGVGRSTIREAVRELAGRRVLESRQGAGVFVIALQAAEDWDKVLRKADISDVLEGRLAIETEAARLAASRRTPGDLKNFRYTLGDRKRAAANAPDDWYIEADLAFHRAVVTAAHNAVLTELFDTFVPRIRRAMIDMLTLDDEHRYRHDQAAHEAIADAIRAKDGELAAARAREQLSAARSSVS, from the coding sequence ATGATTCGCCGACACCCGCTCGCCGAGCAGGCGGCCGAGGAGCTGTTGCGCCGGATCGGCAGCGGCGAGTTCACGCTCGGCTCCAAGCTTCCGGGCGAGACCACGCTGGCCGCGCAGCTCGGCGTCGGCCGGTCGACGATCCGCGAGGCGGTCCGTGAACTGGCCGGCCGCCGGGTGCTGGAGAGCCGCCAGGGCGCAGGCGTGTTCGTGATTGCACTGCAGGCCGCCGAGGACTGGGACAAGGTTCTGCGCAAGGCGGACATCAGCGACGTACTGGAAGGCCGGTTGGCGATCGAGACCGAGGCCGCCCGACTGGCCGCGTCCCGCCGTACGCCGGGGGACCTGAAGAACTTCCGCTACACCCTCGGAGACCGCAAACGGGCCGCCGCGAACGCGCCGGACGACTGGTACATCGAAGCGGACCTGGCCTTCCACCGCGCCGTCGTCACGGCGGCGCACAACGCCGTACTGACCGAGCTCTTCGATACGTTCGTACCTCGGATCCGCCGGGCGATGATCGACATGCTCACGCTCGACGACGAACACCGGTACCGGCACGACCAGGCCGCGCACGAGGCGATCGCCGACGCCATCCGCGCGAAGGACGGCGAGCTCGCGGCCGCCCGCGCACGCGAGCAGCTCAGCGCCGCCCGGAGCTCCGTCAGCTAG
- a CDS encoding 2-isopropylmalate synthase, with translation MNRQQPSPMPSHKYRDIFAKVPVAPVDRTWPDRRITQAPLWVPVDLRDGNQALADPMDPERKRTFFELMVAIGYKEIEVGYPSASQTDFDFVRLLVESDLVPADVTIVVFTPARPDLIARTVESVAGMRGDVVIHMYAATAPVWRDVVLRKSRDELASMIYAGSEEILRLAGDSVRFQFSPEVYNLTEPDYVLELADHLTKQWDATPERPVILNLPATIEAATPNVYADQIEYMDQNLPRRDGVILSVHPHNDRGTGIACAELAVLAGAQRVEGCVFGNGERTGNVDIATLALNLHAQGVDPMIDFSDIDGIRSVVEYCTRMPIHPRHPYVGELVYTAFSGTHQDAIRKGFAVQGDGLWEVPYLPIDPADVGRGYEAVVRVNSQSGKGGIAHVLESVYGIRLSTAQEREFAQHVQRHTDATGREAGAEELKALYEEVYGCSN, from the coding sequence ATGAACCGTCAGCAGCCCTCCCCGATGCCCAGCCACAAGTACCGCGACATCTTCGCGAAGGTCCCGGTCGCGCCGGTCGACCGGACCTGGCCGGACCGCCGGATCACCCAGGCACCGCTGTGGGTGCCCGTCGACCTCCGCGACGGCAACCAGGCGCTGGCCGACCCGATGGATCCCGAACGCAAGCGCACGTTCTTCGAGCTGATGGTTGCCATTGGCTACAAAGAGATCGAGGTCGGGTACCCGTCCGCGTCGCAGACCGACTTCGACTTCGTCCGGTTGTTGGTGGAATCCGACCTGGTCCCGGCCGATGTCACGATCGTGGTGTTCACACCGGCCCGTCCGGACCTGATCGCCCGGACCGTCGAGTCGGTCGCCGGGATGCGGGGCGACGTCGTGATCCACATGTACGCCGCGACCGCGCCGGTGTGGCGGGACGTCGTACTGCGTAAGTCCCGCGACGAACTCGCCTCGATGATCTACGCGGGGTCCGAGGAGATCCTGCGACTGGCCGGGGACTCGGTGCGGTTCCAGTTCTCGCCCGAGGTGTACAACCTGACCGAGCCGGACTACGTGCTCGAACTCGCGGACCACCTCACCAAGCAGTGGGACGCGACGCCGGAGCGGCCGGTGATCCTGAACCTGCCCGCGACGATCGAGGCCGCGACGCCGAACGTGTACGCCGACCAGATCGAGTACATGGATCAGAACCTGCCGCGCCGCGACGGCGTCATCCTGTCGGTCCATCCGCACAACGACCGCGGTACCGGGATCGCCTGCGCCGAGCTCGCCGTACTCGCCGGTGCTCAGCGGGTCGAGGGATGCGTGTTCGGAAACGGTGAACGGACCGGAAATGTCGACATCGCCACGCTCGCGCTGAACCTGCACGCGCAGGGCGTGGACCCGATGATCGACTTCTCCGACATCGACGGGATCCGTTCCGTGGTGGAGTACTGCACGCGGATGCCGATCCATCCGCGGCACCCGTACGTCGGGGAACTCGTCTATACAGCCTTTTCCGGAACGCATCAGGACGCGATCCGCAAGGGGTTCGCCGTCCAAGGGGACGGTCTGTGGGAGGTGCCGTATCTGCCGATCGATCCGGCGGATGTCGGCCGCGGGTACGAGGCCGTCGTCCGGGTGAACAGCCAGTCGGGTAAGGGTGGGATCGCGCACGTACTGGAGTCTGTGTACGGGATCCGGTTGTCCACTGCTCAAGAACGTGAGTTCGCGCAGCACGTGCAGCGGCACACTGATGCCACCGGGCGGGAAGCGGGTGCGGAGGAGTTGAAGGCCTTGTACGAGGAGGTTTACGGGTGCTCGAACTGA
- a CDS encoding ABC transporter ATP-binding protein, with product MLELKDVDFVRDGKELLSGVSLTVGEGKRWALLGPNGAGKSTMLGLCGAVTHPTRGTVEILGRRLGTVDIRTLRESIGHVNPRHPLRSPLSIRDVVLTGLTGTVERMPRWEPRPAQIERADELIDLLGISALASSPWTTLSQGERGRALIARALISDPQLMLLDEPSTGLDVAAREQLLETLDQIHANHPRLAWILVTHHLEELPTCTTHAALLHAGRLLAAGAVEDVITTPLISATFNHPIAINRHAARWTATTHRTTRHP from the coding sequence GTGCTCGAACTGAAGGACGTCGACTTCGTCCGGGACGGCAAGGAGCTGCTGTCCGGGGTGTCGCTGACCGTCGGGGAGGGCAAGCGGTGGGCGCTGCTCGGGCCGAACGGCGCCGGGAAGAGCACGATGCTCGGGTTGTGCGGCGCGGTGACGCATCCGACCCGCGGTACCGTCGAGATCCTGGGCCGGCGGCTCGGTACGGTCGACATCCGCACGTTGCGTGAGTCCATCGGGCACGTGAATCCGCGGCATCCGCTGCGGTCGCCGCTGAGCATCCGGGACGTCGTACTGACCGGCCTCACCGGCACCGTCGAACGCATGCCGCGCTGGGAACCGAGACCTGCTCAGATCGAACGCGCCGACGAACTCATCGACCTCCTGGGCATCAGCGCGCTCGCTTCCTCCCCGTGGACGACGCTGTCCCAGGGCGAACGCGGCCGCGCGCTGATCGCCCGAGCCCTCATTTCCGACCCACAGTTGATGCTCCTCGACGAACCCTCCACCGGCCTGGACGTCGCGGCCCGCGAACAGCTCCTGGAAACCCTCGACCAGATCCACGCCAACCACCCGCGGCTGGCATGGATCCTGGTCACCCACCACCTAGAAGAACTCCCCACCTGCACCACCCACGCCGCCCTCCTCCACGCCGGCCGCCTGCTCGCGGCCGGCGCGGTCGAGGACGTCATCACCACACCGTTGATCTCGGCAACCTTCAACCACCCCATAGCCATCAACCGCCACGCCGCCCGCTGGACCGCCACCACCCACCGAACCACCCGGCACCCGTAA
- a CDS encoding DUF1707 SHOCT-like domain-containing protein, with the protein MAQDDVPQQNRPQDVVPAQAVDPVLRRRVSDLEREEVADVLRDAAGEGRLTYAELEERLETLYSSKTYGELVELTADLPNGLRPPGAPATTPQYGGTVVERGPVINTILSETKRTGAWLVPQRQEVNAVLGDVTLDYTEAEIPFDDIQIDVKSILADVKIRVPQNAIVLLDSNPILGSVSEQESGLKAVPDPNTNPAAPKRFHIRGTAILGEIKIKRGPRLTKRLGLT; encoded by the coding sequence GTGGCTCAGGATGATGTTCCCCAGCAGAACCGACCGCAGGACGTCGTGCCGGCGCAGGCCGTGGATCCGGTGCTGCGGCGGCGGGTGTCCGACCTCGAGCGCGAGGAGGTCGCCGACGTACTGCGCGACGCCGCCGGCGAGGGCCGCCTGACGTACGCCGAGCTCGAAGAGCGGCTGGAGACGCTGTACTCCTCCAAGACGTACGGCGAACTCGTCGAGCTGACCGCCGACCTCCCGAACGGCCTGCGCCCGCCCGGTGCGCCGGCGACCACCCCGCAGTACGGCGGCACCGTGGTCGAGCGCGGGCCGGTGATCAACACCATCCTGTCCGAGACCAAGCGGACAGGCGCCTGGCTGGTACCGCAGCGCCAGGAGGTGAACGCGGTCCTCGGCGACGTCACACTCGACTACACCGAGGCGGAGATCCCGTTCGACGACATCCAGATCGACGTGAAGTCGATCCTCGCCGACGTGAAGATCCGCGTCCCGCAGAACGCGATCGTCCTGCTGGACAGCAACCCCATCCTCGGCTCGGTCTCCGAACAGGAATCCGGTCTCAAGGCCGTCCCCGACCCGAACACCAACCCCGCCGCCCCCAAACGCTTCCACATCCGCGGCACCGCCATCCTCGGCGAAATCAAGATCAAACGAGGCCCCCGCCTAACCAAACGCCTCGGCCTCACATAG
- a CDS encoding fumarate hydratase, producing MSADFNYSELLPLGADETEYRLLTTEGVSTFTVGARTFLQVQPEVLQQLTAEAMHDISHYLRTAHLEQLRRIIDDPEASGNDRFVALDLLKNANISAGGVLPMCQDTGTAIVMGKKSEGVLTGAVDEEWISRGVYDAYTKLNLRYSQMAPLTMWDEKNTGSNLPAQIELYSTPQHGDPAYKFLFMAKGGGSANKSFLYQETKAVLNPARMIEFLDEKIRSLGTAACPPYHLAIVVGGTSAEYALKTAKYASAHYLDTLPTTGSPVGHGFRDVELEEEVFKLTQEFGIGAQFGGKYFCHDVRVIRLPRHGASCPVAIAVSCSADRQALAKITPEGVFLEQLEKEPARFLPDTTDEHLDDSEVVRIDLNRPMSEIRAELSKLPVKTRLSLSGPLVVARDIAHAKIKERLDAGEPMPSYLRDHAVYYAGPAKTPEGYASGSFGPTTAGRMDAYVDQFQAAGGSFVMLAKGNRSAKVTAACKEHGGFYLGSIGGPAARLAQDCIKSVDVIEYPELGMEAIWKIQVEDFPAFIVVDDKGNDFFTDTKKPVPLTVRPRS from the coding sequence GTGTCTGCCGACTTCAACTACTCCGAGCTCTTGCCGTTGGGTGCCGACGAGACGGAGTACCGGCTGCTGACGACTGAAGGTGTCAGCACGTTCACGGTGGGCGCTCGGACGTTCCTGCAGGTGCAGCCCGAGGTGTTGCAGCAGCTGACCGCGGAAGCCATGCACGACATCTCGCACTACCTGCGGACCGCGCACCTGGAGCAGTTGCGGCGGATCATCGACGACCCGGAGGCGTCCGGGAACGACCGGTTCGTCGCGCTCGACCTGTTGAAGAACGCGAACATCTCGGCCGGCGGCGTCCTCCCGATGTGCCAGGACACCGGTACCGCGATCGTGATGGGCAAGAAGTCCGAGGGCGTGCTGACCGGCGCGGTCGACGAGGAGTGGATCAGCCGCGGCGTGTACGACGCGTACACGAAGCTGAACCTGCGCTACAGCCAGATGGCACCGCTGACCATGTGGGACGAGAAGAACACCGGCTCCAACCTCCCGGCGCAGATCGAGCTGTACTCGACCCCGCAGCACGGCGACCCGGCGTACAAGTTCCTGTTCATGGCCAAGGGCGGCGGCTCCGCGAACAAGTCCTTCCTGTACCAGGAGACGAAGGCCGTGCTGAACCCCGCGCGGATGATCGAGTTCCTGGACGAGAAGATCCGCTCGCTCGGTACGGCGGCCTGCCCGCCGTACCACCTGGCGATCGTCGTCGGCGGCACCTCCGCCGAGTACGCGCTGAAGACCGCGAAGTACGCCTCCGCGCACTACCTGGACACGCTGCCGACGACCGGATCGCCGGTGGGGCACGGGTTCCGGGACGTGGAACTCGAGGAGGAGGTCTTCAAACTCACCCAGGAGTTCGGGATCGGCGCCCAGTTCGGCGGGAAGTACTTCTGCCACGACGTCCGCGTGATCCGGTTGCCGCGGCACGGCGCGTCCTGCCCGGTGGCGATCGCGGTGTCGTGTTCGGCGGACCGCCAGGCGCTGGCGAAGATCACGCCGGAGGGTGTGTTCCTGGAGCAGCTGGAGAAGGAGCCGGCGCGGTTCCTGCCGGACACCACCGACGAACACCTCGACGACTCCGAGGTGGTCCGGATCGACCTGAACCGGCCGATGTCGGAGATCCGCGCGGAGCTGTCGAAGCTGCCCGTGAAGACGCGGCTGTCGCTGAGCGGACCGCTCGTGGTGGCGCGGGACATCGCGCACGCGAAGATCAAGGAGCGGCTGGACGCGGGTGAGCCGATGCCGTCGTACTTGCGCGATCACGCGGTGTACTACGCGGGGCCCGCGAAGACGCCGGAGGGGTACGCGTCCGGGTCGTTCGGACCGACGACGGCGGGGCGGATGGACGCGTACGTCGACCAGTTCCAGGCCGCGGGTGGTTCGTTCGTGATGCTTGCCAAGGGCAACCGGTCGGCGAAGGTGACGGCGGCGTGCAAGGAGCACGGCGGGTTCTACCTGGGGTCGATCGGCGGGCCGGCGGCGCGGCTCGCGCAGGACTGCATCAAGTCCGTGGACGTGATCGAGTACCCGGAGCTCGGCATGGAGGCGATCTGGAAGATCCAGGTCGAGGACTTCCCGGCATTCATCGTGGTGGACGACAAGGGCAACGACTTCTTCACCGACACCAAGAAGCCAGTCCCCCTGACGGTGCGCCCAAGAAGCTAA
- a CDS encoding DUF402 domain-containing protein, translating into MTEYWEPGTTIEWVYEGTGRHADLPNVRPMTVVRDDADGLVAWLAPGTPLLKPVLVDGREVRHAGPVGMFTERRVLKLDVWRGTGILKVSPPGKPWSVWCFWGADGTFRGWYVNLEREHVRDWAARRTSTVDHVLDLWINPDRSIEWKDEDELEGAVEAGRFTPAEAERIVADAHAAIRDIEAWTAPFSDGWEMWTAPAGWRVPAAPTTHQPELIAEELHS; encoded by the coding sequence GTGACTGAGTACTGGGAGCCCGGGACGACGATCGAGTGGGTGTACGAGGGGACCGGCCGGCATGCCGACCTGCCGAACGTCCGGCCGATGACGGTCGTCCGGGACGACGCCGACGGCCTGGTCGCCTGGCTCGCGCCCGGTACGCCGCTGCTCAAACCGGTCCTCGTCGACGGCCGTGAGGTCCGGCACGCCGGTCCGGTCGGGATGTTCACCGAACGGCGGGTGCTGAAGCTCGACGTCTGGCGGGGGACCGGCATTCTCAAGGTGTCTCCGCCCGGCAAGCCGTGGTCGGTGTGGTGCTTCTGGGGCGCCGACGGCACCTTCCGTGGGTGGTACGTGAACCTCGAGCGGGAACACGTCCGGGACTGGGCGGCACGCCGTACCAGCACTGTCGATCACGTGCTCGACCTGTGGATCAACCCGGACCGCTCGATCGAGTGGAAGGACGAGGACGAGCTCGAGGGGGCCGTCGAGGCAGGCCGGTTCACGCCCGCCGAGGCCGAGCGGATCGTTGCGGACGCGCACGCCGCGATCCGGGACATCGAGGCCTGGACGGCGCCGTTCTCCGACGGGTGGGAGATGTGGACGGCGCCGGCCGGCTGGCGGGTGCCGGCGGCGCCGACGACTCACCAGCCAGAGCTGATCGCGGAGGAATTGCACAGCTGA
- a CDS encoding class II fumarate hydratase, whose translation MGDDAEFRIEHDTMGEVKVPRDALWRAQTQRAVENFPISGRPLAPALVHALAQIKASAAVVNASLGVLDADRSAAIVDAADQVAAGEFDAEFPIDVFQTGSGTSTNMNANEVLATLATRALGADVHPNDHVNASQSSNDTFPSAIHVAATAGVVQELLPALEHLADSLARKGSEFAEVVKSGRTHLMDATPVTLGQEFNGYAQQLRRGADRVRATLPRVAELPLGGTAVGTGINTPPGFAAAVISELNKRTGLELTEAEDHFEAQGARDGLVELSGQLKTVAVSLTKICNDLRWMGSGPRAGLGEIALPDLQPGSSIMPGKVNPVICEATLMVAAQVIGNDTTITVAGAGGNFELNVMLPVIARNLLESITLLANSSRLLADRCVDGITANVEHARALAESSPSIVTPLNRYIGYENAAAVAKSALKQGKTIREVVIENGHVEKGDLTEEQLDAALDVLSMTRPARD comes from the coding sequence ATGGGTGATGACGCGGAGTTCAGGATCGAGCACGACACGATGGGCGAGGTGAAGGTGCCTCGGGACGCATTGTGGCGGGCTCAGACACAGCGCGCGGTGGAGAACTTTCCGATCTCCGGGCGGCCGCTGGCGCCGGCGCTCGTGCATGCGCTGGCGCAGATCAAGGCCTCGGCCGCGGTCGTGAATGCGTCCCTCGGCGTGCTCGACGCGGACCGTTCGGCGGCGATCGTCGACGCCGCGGACCAGGTGGCGGCGGGGGAGTTCGACGCGGAGTTCCCGATCGATGTCTTCCAGACCGGCTCGGGTACGTCGACGAACATGAACGCCAACGAGGTGCTGGCCACGCTCGCCACCCGTGCGCTCGGCGCCGACGTGCACCCGAACGACCATGTCAACGCGTCGCAGTCCAGCAACGACACGTTCCCGTCCGCGATCCACGTCGCCGCCACCGCCGGCGTCGTACAGGAGCTGTTGCCGGCGCTCGAACATCTCGCGGATTCCCTTGCGCGTAAGGGATCGGAGTTCGCCGAGGTGGTGAAGTCCGGGCGGACGCACCTGATGGACGCCACGCCGGTCACCCTCGGCCAGGAGTTCAACGGGTACGCACAGCAGCTCCGCCGCGGCGCCGACCGGGTGCGCGCGACCCTGCCGCGCGTCGCCGAGCTGCCGTTGGGCGGGACGGCGGTCGGCACCGGGATCAACACACCGCCCGGGTTCGCCGCCGCCGTCATCAGCGAGCTCAACAAGCGAACGGGGCTCGAGCTGACCGAGGCCGAGGACCACTTCGAGGCACAGGGCGCCCGCGACGGGCTGGTCGAGCTGTCCGGCCAGCTGAAGACGGTCGCGGTCAGCCTGACGAAGATCTGCAACGACCTGCGCTGGATGGGCTCCGGCCCGCGCGCCGGGCTCGGCGAGATCGCGCTGCCGGACCTGCAGCCCGGGTCGAGCATCATGCCCGGCAAGGTGAACCCGGTGATCTGTGAGGCGACGCTGATGGTCGCCGCGCAGGTGATCGGCAACGACACCACGATCACCGTGGCCGGTGCCGGAGGCAACTTCGAGCTGAACGTGATGCTCCCGGTGATCGCCCGTAACCTGCTCGAGTCGATCACGCTGCTGGCGAACAGCTCCCGGCTGCTCGCCGATCGCTGCGTCGACGGCATCACCGCGAACGTCGAGCACGCCCGCGCGCTGGCCGAGTCGTCACCGTCGATCGTCACGCCACTGAACCGCTACATCGGCTACGAGAACGCCGCCGCGGTCGCGAAAAGCGCTTTGAAACAAGGGAAAACGATCCGCGAAGTGGTGATCGAGAACGGTCACGTCGAGAAGGGAGACCTCACCGAGGAGCAGCTGGACGCGGCCCTCGACGTACTTTCGATGACCCGGCCGGCCCGTGACTGA
- a CDS encoding SDR family oxidoreductase, with amino-acid sequence MTDTRKVALVTGGNKGIGFEAARQLAQLDHRVVIGARDQHRGQAAAEQLQSEGAEASYVVLDVSAHDTVTAAIAVIEQQYGRLDVLINNAGTAPTEGAPSEVALDTLRDTYETNVFGLVAVTQAALPLLRRAVAGRIVNLSSGAGSLTVVSGPDWRPEWNGLAYNTSKSAVNAVTVAFATELRATPIKVNAVNPGYTRTDMSPGADRPASAGAAVVVRYATLPADGPTGGFFDENGPVAW; translated from the coding sequence GTGACAGACACCCGGAAGGTCGCACTGGTGACCGGCGGCAACAAGGGCATCGGCTTCGAAGCCGCCCGCCAGCTCGCCCAGCTGGATCACCGCGTGGTCATCGGCGCCCGCGACCAGCACCGCGGCCAGGCCGCGGCCGAGCAGCTCCAGTCAGAGGGCGCGGAGGCGTCGTACGTCGTCCTGGACGTCAGCGCGCACGACACAGTCACCGCTGCGATCGCGGTGATCGAGCAGCAGTACGGCCGACTCGACGTACTGATCAACAACGCGGGCACCGCCCCCACGGAAGGGGCCCCGAGTGAGGTAGCGCTCGACACGCTGCGGGACACGTACGAGACCAACGTGTTCGGACTGGTCGCCGTGACCCAGGCGGCGCTTCCGCTGCTGCGCCGGGCCGTTGCCGGGCGCATCGTCAACCTTTCCTCCGGCGCGGGATCGCTGACCGTCGTCAGCGGCCCCGATTGGCGACCCGAGTGGAACGGACTGGCCTACAACACGTCGAAGTCGGCGGTGAACGCGGTCACGGTTGCCTTCGCCACCGAACTGCGGGCGACGCCGATCAAGGTCAACGCGGTCAACCCTGGCTACACCAGGACCGACATGTCCCCCGGCGCTGACCGGCCGGCGTCAGCAGGCGCCGCGGTGGTCGTCCGGTACGCCACGCTGCCCGCGGACGGTCCCACGGGCGGCTTCTTCGACGAGAACGGGCCTGTCGCTTGGTAG